The following DNA comes from Roseibium sp. Sym1.
CTTGCATCTGTAGTGGCTACAGACAGTACGCCTTCACCTTAGATGGATCAATTGAGGGTGTCAGAATGACGTCAGAAATACATCCCGGGACCAAAGGGGAGAGAGATCTGGGTGCGAGAGCCGCCACCGCTGGCGGCATACTTGGCGCTCTTGCAATGACCTCCTGCTGCATTCTGCCGCTGGTGCTTTTCAGCCTCGGGGCCACAGGCGCATGGATTGGTCAGCTCGGAGCGCTCTACCAGTACAAATGGGTCTTCTTCGCGTTTGCCGGAGGCACACTCTGTTACGGGTTCTGGAAAGTGTACAGGCCGACGCCGCAGGCCTGTAATGATGGAAGCTGCGAACGGCCTCTGCAAAAGCGGTTCATGAAAAGAG
Coding sequences within:
- a CDS encoding mercuric transporter MerT family protein; its protein translation is MTSEIHPGTKGERDLGARAATAGGILGALAMTSCCILPLVLFSLGATGAWIGQLGALYQYKWVFFAFAGGTLCYGFWKVYRPTPQACNDGSCERPLQKRFMKRALWGATFIVVLSLAFPYFAPPLLGY